Part of the Nicotiana sylvestris chromosome 2, ASM39365v2, whole genome shotgun sequence genome, atcccattccagtgtctccttgtaggagcagagctatatcttgctaagacattaaccgaaaaagttatgtcaggccttgtagtgttagcaagatacattagtgcaccaattgcactaagatatggtacttcaggaccaagaagctcttcattcttttcttgaggtcgaaacgggtccttattcacatcaagtgatcgaacaatcatcggagtacttaatggatgtgcttcatccatgtaaaaccgtttcaatacctttttaatgtaggcagattgatgaacaaaaatctcatttgtcaaatgttcaatttgcaaaccgagacataattttgtctttccgagatctttcatctcgaattccttctttaaataatcagttgccttttggagttctgtaggagttccaataaggtttatgtcatcaacatatacggcaagtacaacaaattccgatgttgttttctttataaaaacacatggacaaatggcatcatttatataaccctcttttaataaatactcactaagacggttataccacattcttcctgattgctttagaccacacaaagatctttgcaatttgattgaaaatgtTTCCCAGGAATTTGAATTCTGTGcgttaggcattttaaatccctcggaaattttcatgtatatctcattatcaagtgagccgtAAAGGtaggctgtaactacatccattaaatgcatgtcaagctttttatggacagcaaaactaatgagataacggaatgttatagcatccataacaggagaatatgtctcttcataatcgacaccaggcctttgtgaaaatctttgtgcaacaaggcgtgccttatatctttgtacctcatttttctcattccttttgcgtacaaagacccatttgtagccaacaggcttaacaccattaggtgtttggactacaggcccaaaaacttcacgttttgcaagtgaacttaactctaattggattgcttcttgccattttggccaatcaagtctttgtcgacattctccaacagattgaggttcaagatcctcactttcttgcataatgctagatgcaacattatatgcaaagatgTAATCTGCCACTATATCCAttcgattcaaatttgtctcaatatcgattggatttattgatagttccttattttcttgagtctcaggctcattgatttcctcatgaatctcaggaTTGGTTAAATCGTGAATTTCTTTATGAGACTCTTTCGTAGTGTCATCTTgatcatttgtttttctttttctaggatttcgatccttagaacctaatggtctgccacgttttaggcgtgcttttgactcattagctatgacactagaagattgtccaatagggacatcaatacggattggaacattctctgcagggatatgtgattttgttatccttttcaaatccgtaaatgcatctggcatttgatttgctattttctgcaaatggataatcttttgcacctctgTGTCACAAATAGAtgcacgtggatcaagatgagacaatgatgtatttttccaaaaaaattcaCGTTTTGTTTCACTAATTTCTCCtcctaattttgggaaaaatgccTCATCGAATCGACAATCTGCAAAACGAGCAGTGAACAAATCTCCCGTTAATGTTTCAAGGTAACGAATAatggagggtgattcaaacccaacatatattcctaaccttctttggggacccatctTGGTGCGATATGGGggtgctacaggcacatatacagcgcatccaaaaattcttagatgagatatattaggttcatgacccaaaactaattgcaatggggaatatttgtgataatttgtcggtctgagacgaatTAGCATTGCTGCATGTAAAATGGAgtgaccccaaacagaagtgggcaaCTTTATTTTCATGAAtaacggtcttgctatcaattgcacacgtttaattaaagactctgcaaggccattttgagtgtgaacatgagctataggatgttccacttttatcccaattgataagcaataatcattaaatgcttgggatgaaaacttagcagcattatcaagtctaatagacttaattggattatcggaAAATTGTGGCCGTAATCggattatttgtgccattaattttgcaaacgcgaggttgcgagatgacaataggcatacatgagaccatctagaggatgcatctattaagaccataaaatatctaaacgacccactaggtgggtgaataggtccacaaatgtccccttgtatacgttctaaaaacgcaggggactcaatcctagcctttgttggtgatggtcttatAATTAACTTGCCTTAATAACAAGAAGtacaagaaaattcattatttaaaagaatttttaaattctttaatggatgcctatttgagttttctatgattcgtctcatcataattgatccaggatggcccaatcgatcatgccaaagttCAAAAGTATTGTAAGCAGTAACCTTTTGGCTTAaggtagaatgtgcctcaattgcactattttttgtccaatacaggccacaagataaagatgggaacttctcaataattcttttctggccagagacattcttggtaacGATGAGATATTCcatattattctcatctattgtctcaatatgaaatccatttttgcggatatctttaaaactcaacaagttcctcttggacttggaggagaacattgcattctcaaTGATAATTATTGTTCCCataggcagagttatagtagctcttccagagccttcaattagattactattaccagaaattgtagtaatatctgtcttacacatacttaaatgagagaaatatttcttctctttgaatattgtatgtgtcgtacatgaatcaattaagcaactatttttataattgaacgttgatccaagtttgctttgaaagatatccatatttgcttcccatagtttgacatacaaaagaagtatatgaataaatattagtatttttagaaaaaaatggaaaagaaataaagttaaACCAATAATTCAATAGTAGCCTTTAATGCATTTTCTGGCACATTCTAATTATTATACAAATAATTacgcaaaaaataatataagtaCACATATGACTAATACAACTACAACAAATTTATTTACAAGtataaattatttgcattttccTACGCATTCCATGAAACATAATTGATCCGTGTAAGAAAAGAACACATTCATAAAAAAAATTGAGGGTGAAGTAACAAAAGTTGTTCCAGGATGCTTGTAAACCTTTTCTTAAAGAGAATTAAAGCAATGTATaggaaagttaaaatcgttaaaagaTCACTGAGACTAGAATACTAATTAATAGGATATTACTCATTGTTTGTGAAATTTATAAAATTTCGGAAATAAAAATATTCTTAAGAACTACATAAGAAGAATTATAGAGTGCAATAAAAGTTACGAGATGTTTATTCATTACATACTACgaatagaaaagcataaaaattAAATTGCTCAATCATCTCTAACCACAGATCCATCACCGATCAAGTGGTTTATTTTTTCATCAGGGTGCTCAAAAAATCTGCCACATCCAAGTGGGTGATGTCAAATTCATTATCATAGACAAGATTGGCTTCAGAACCTTTATTCTTCagagatgcttgataaagctcaaccaaatgtTTTGGTATGCGACAAATTTTTGCCCAATGCCATTTTCCACCGCAACGATAGCATTTAGTTTCTGACCCTCTGCATTTCGCTTCTCATCTTTACCTTTCCATTTTTGGAAGTTCTTTTTCGGTGGAGGATGATTAACACcagaaaagtttcttctttagaaatggccacgaccacgaccgcgaccacgaccacgaatatggccacgaccttttccacgaTTAGCATAATGGGAATACACCTCATCCTCTTTAGGCAATGGTGTAGACCCAGTGGGTCGATTTTCATGATTTCTCATAAGCAATTCATTGTTTCGTTCAGCCACAAGTAGAAGAGAAATCAACTGAGAGTACTTTGTGAAGCCTTTCTCTCGGTACTGCTGTTGTAAGACCATATTGGAAGCATGAAACGTTGTAGAcattttttcaagcatatcatagtcACTGATATTATCTCCATAGAGTTTCAATTTGGAAGTAATTctaaacatagcagaattatattcagaaacagacttaaagtcttggagcctaagatgagcccaatcatatcgtgcttgtggaagagtgaccaactttaagttgtcatatctttcctttaaacCATTCCACAAAACAAATGGATCTTTCACTGtgagatattcaattttcaacccttcatcaaggtgatggcgcaagaaaatcaaggccttagcacagTCTTATGTAGATGATTTATCTTTAtctttaatggcgtctccaagacccattgcatctaaatggatttcagcatccaatatccatgtcatatagttcttgcccgaaatttcaagggcaacaaactttcttttcataatatcagacatttaaaaaaatacaaatttgagaaaaattataccttaattttctcaaagatcttcttgagatggtagagcctcgtgctgataacgtgttataaaatataacccaaaataacaatatagaacaagcaaaacaacctaagagatatagatagaaagagagaaagagagattcttatttcttcttcaattgtgtgtatttttctatctattacaagaccttcatataggcataaaaagtgaagaaaatatatcatggaatatgtcattgaacatacaaaatatgtcattgaatatgtcattaagcatttgagatgaagatcatggaagaagagtagacatccatcATAATGTTATATTTATCATAACACATATCTCCTTTTGGACTCAACTCCGTTTGACTTGGCCTATATAGGACTAATTAATACTCAATGGAGCCTACCTGGTTTTATCTTTAAATATTACTCCATATGAATTGCCAAAGCTAATGTTATTCCACTGAGGGGTCGCTCAATTCGGAACAAGATATCTCGAAATTATAATTTTGGGATAATATCAGAAATAATATCAAATTTTTGATATAAAATTTATATCGATATTAGATAATACCAATAATTAAACACAGAATAAATATAATCTCAAATTTTATACTGGAATTAACTCCGGTAACCAAATGACCCCATAGACTCCATTAAATTATACTCcctttggtccaaaataagtgattttttgaccTTTTTTGtatggtccaaaataagtgatttttttcaaatttcaagaataaattaattattttttcctacattgcccttggagtaatagtgttagagtatgtgttaggagtatttatgtATTTCTTAATCTGTgttaaaacaactaaaaaatcacttattttggaccggaagAATAGTAGTTATCAAACTTCTCCTAAGATGGCCTAATTTGATGCTTTCATATGCTACGTGATTAATTAAttgtctcatttattttaatCCGCGTGTGAAAACCGTACGAACAAATAAGATGGAGTTTGGGGTAGGCTAAGTGTCATATACTAACCTCAGCTAATTATTGTCACAATAGTTCACCTTATTTTGATTTAAGTATTGATTACAATCCTTTAATTATTACAGAACTTTACTTCACTTTTGAAATTCCAAAAATTAATAATTTTCAAGTTGTACAAATAGGTTTAAATGCTAGGAATTATTTGAACTGAAGTTGAGTAAAATTTCCACCAACCGAATTTTCTTGCTTCATATACATGCAACTGCTAGTCAATAGGTGTACAATAGGGTTGGAGCTTTTCCATGtgacaagaatgaaaattaccaCTATAATTGGGAATGTTGAGCAGTGGAGTGACAATTCATATAGCTTAGACTTAAAGAAAGTATGAAAATCCTAAGAACTCTAATGGTGAGAAATTTTTCTTTTCTATAATTGAGATCACATGGTGCTAAATTGTACTATCATTGGCTTTGCAAAAAAGGCCACCTGGAACATATTATAGAGTCCAGGAATCATAATCTGTTTTCCTTAAGATCTTAAAATCACTCAATAAACTATaattaagttttaaaaaaaaaaacagaaactgAATCATGTAGCTGTCTTCTTTTTAATCTTCTTTTATTAAGTGCTCTTTTATTTAGAGTcaattactcaaatggtcactcaactatctcaaattatctcctaaaatcacttttctttcgtttgtaacaacaaagtcaccggactatgcctattgcactcaaaaggtcactcaactagatttttcaaatcttagattgccaaatacctattttaccctctaaattataaatatttatcttcttttttattttttttaaaactttttagtattaacaacaaaaattcaaaaatttatttacacaattcagaatgaaaaaaagaataaagattttaaaatatatattccatgcacgtaatataaaaataattagttaaataaaggtatttttataatatacactatatattcttgaaaattacgCTCGATTATATTATTATGTTTCGACCAACTTTCCGACGACACAAAGTTATGTCGCCGAAAAGCGGAgtgactatctgtatagggtaaaatatacTATGTTAAGTcatgcatggaatatatataataaaactgagaataattttcaaaaatatataatgtatattataaaaatacctttatttaaataattatttttatattacgtgcatgaatatattttattacttttattttctttcattctacaacaacaacaacaacaaacccagtttgatcccaTAAACGGGGTCTgagaagggtagtgtgtatgcagaccttacccttacctcgttttctttcattctgaattgtgtaaatagtgtaagcacgtgatttttgccctatatgagaattactcccaaaaaattcaaaaaataaaataattttccttcgtgtgcaattttgtgatattttgaataattatttgtatttgtctgtgcatttttatttgctaaattaataaaaaatacaaaaatatgtcgcattttgcatgtaggatttaattctacaatttgttagtaattaagtttgtttacaaaaaaataaaaatttacaaaaataggcatcgtttgcatttttagcatttaatgtccaaatatacaattttatgcttaattattacttaattgtgcgttaattgttattggaagttaatttgcgcttttataacttaatttagttcttaataataatttaagtacttttataatttagttttagaaaaataaaagaagaaaagagaacaaaaatacaaagaaaaatcggattgggccacttcttcaatttcaaaccacaggcccaaataattgcccaactttccccatgacccggtccacttcaaaccgggtcgacccggtccgctccattaacccaacaccccttcttcatttttgtccaacacaaaacaaaaccaaaaaaaataaaaaataaaaggtgaattatcactattaatagttttattttttgtttttttatatataaaaaatccgaaaatattttattttattatttttttatttttttattttttatttttaaaaaatatataataatttcgggaatgatttaaaaaaaataagaaaaagggaagtattgaataaaaaaaataaaagtaaaaataggtgaaaaaaaaataaaaaataaaaaaataaaaaaaagtaaaagaatgtagaaaatttaaaaaaagtaaaaagttttaaaaaatttaaaagtaaaataaggttggaattaaaaaataaatataaaggtatctgaaaatttaaaaaatttaaagtaattgaaagtagcatttttaaaagaaaaagaaaagatagtggtttgttttttaaagaaaagttaaataaagtgagattctcttttaaaaaaataaaaagtgggattttaaataagataaagtaattaaagttggaattttaaaaataaaagtaaataaaggtgggatttctttttctaaaaaaataaaagcaatttgtaagtgggatttcttttaattaaaaaaataataaaataataaaaaacaaatctgaaaatttcgaaaattttgctataaatagaagagaaaatttaggaagaagggtggaaaaaaagagaggaaaaactagatagagagaagaaaaaaagagggggcggagtgagaagtatacactcgatatacactctggatacacagaatataccgggacagaattcattttggagagagtaaaaaagatataatcaaattttctgaaatattgagagcggaagaacaccacaGAGAAATCtagaaataaaaacaaagagagatttccgcactatttttcttctccatttttactagttttctccgtgttgctgggatttctggattgaggtgttgtagctactgtgttgggctttatgctgctgtatgttgctatgttacatactactttgctgaccttcttcttcttgtattgacaataccaggtacacaaacgatacactggttcatcttgtaagctactcgaaacatgaatgcaaaaaatgagaaagatttgaagttgtagtttaatgtagtcttttctttcttttactgtctgtatgtagaacattctatgcgctgcccatgtaaactctttaaacgactcactttcgaaacttaactataataactcgaaagtatgtaaataaagtaggacatttttcttcatttattttagagaaaaacgaaaaataaaaaatgtagtcattctaagattattttttaaaaaaaataaataaataatgagacgagcctcgccaaataaaaatgcaaattgcggggccctcaataattggtcataataaatacttagaattcgggatggactgtttagtgaatttcactgccttccccaaagataataacgcgttagactctttagacgcgatttaattaaattactttcttaaactcgggtgcacatttatgtgacccaaatccaaatctcaacggagtcgaaatgtgtctctaatcacgggtacattgattgtgacgtgatccgagatgcatgtccatgacgttgcaaattcctttaaaaaataagaatgagatgagcctcaccgaataaaaatacaaaattgtggggccctcggtaaatatttgctttaaaattgcttagacttcgggatggaccgtttagcaaaatttcacggccctacccaaagtaaatgatacgctagtcgctttaggcacgccttttaataatttaattttcttaaaactcgggtgcacatttatgtgacccaaatccaaatctcaacagagttgaaatgtgccaacaaccacgggtgcattgatgtgacgtggttggagatgtatttccatgatgttgcaattcttgaaaaaatatataaataatgacgaaagcggttaaaagttaaaacttgcacattagctcataattgtataaaatcagataaacaagccgaatatgacagttgagcgaccgtgctagaaccacggaactcgggaatgcctaacaccttctcccgggttaacagaattccttatccggatttctggttcgcggactgtaatacagagtcattcttttcctcgattcgggattaaattggtgacttgggacaccctaaatctcccaagtggcgactctgaaataaataaacaaatcccgtttcgattgtcctttaattggaaaaactcccttgtccccatgcgggggcggaaaaaggaggtgtgacagctctggcgactctgctggggatgataacccagaaccactggttcagggttcaagaattcgagcttcgaataattgttatatttggctttattatctgatatatattgcatgttctgacataacatactaaatgttatcttttaccgctttgatattatctgaactgtatataaactgtgccgaaacccttctcttcttacctccggggagaagctcgctggtcgaagctccctattctgttagtgtcaatacctgaaataagaaagaggacggataagttacgaagccggatggccttttggttcccggtaagttaccccctcctcgactcgagttgtccgctcgggtacacagtctagaacatatacccaggttataaacctagtataacgaaacctcattccggatccctagtaggaacgattatttgcatcacgttacatttgacttaggggactcaacacaggggttgggtccgtctaggactagcaacctgaaatgaaaagaccattctgatgcatcctacttgctctgtacatatatttgttttgaacttgcatgttgaccggtttctgaatctcgggaatgttggaaaattgaagaaaaaaaaaaaaaaaaaagaaaaaaaagggaaaaagaatatatcagttagggagttaattgattattttagaaaaaatcaataaccaattactggcgaaactctgccgaaattttgaaaaaaaaaggaaaatattttattttgttttactaaaaaatatataaaaaaagagtcttttattttttggaaaaatagattgttttattgtttgttgaaaatggaaaaaaaatcgttattttgtctttttcaaaaatagaaaaggaaaatagattgtcttgccaggaaaaaataaaaatggaaaagagtcatgttttaaaatagttcggttaatttgcccgaactacgcgggtttgattctcaccggatgtgagatacgtaggcaaccctcatcgggtccaaccccccttttttgctaaaatagtcaaaaaccaaaaaataaataaaaaaacgtgtcaaaattttttattttgtcataaataagtctagtggtgtccaacctccccttttgctaaaaatagccaataaaaaacatgtcaaattttaattttgtcataaagaagtcgggtgacgctgttttatcaagacatagccgaatgttcccgaaagggacgccggaaggctgactttgcataaacagccaccttttgggtcatgtttaggatttttggtctagttgacccacacagccttaaaaatcttcgtccccgaggtgctgaagggccgtgtttacaacacccggtttttattgtaatttgaaaaaaaaaaaaagagtcagcggttaggtgaataccatttgaatttttggtcaaaataaagccgagccagcttcggccgcgtcttaaaaccgttcttgccgaaatagccttagagtatctttcaatcgtcaaaaggttattttcgtaaaagaacggacaagtttgtaaagtgtcaaaataatcctccccggcctcaaaattcatgtgagatttggaagggggcacatttgcaaaaatagccgtttggttgcatttgtcaaacggggaaaggaagctggcctttttgttttgaggttataaatcttttggctagaatatatgggttgtttgatttttgagtttgttggtcatctttcaacctttgaaacccagtttattttattatgaaaattgataaaaaaaatgtgtctcattgttgttacctttcatttggtccgaactacgcaaggtctgattcatgcggggtcatgatacgtaggcaatctccataagattcgaccacaacaaaaaatgaaaaaaaagggaaaagaaaagaaaaaatgaaaaaaatcgaaaaaaaaaagaaaaaatgaaatgaaaaaaaatcgaaaaaaaaacagaaagaaaaatgaaaaagcaaacaaaagagaaaaaaaagatgttattaataatgaggaccgacggagtccattctaacctgtttcgctttgaatcacaaagaaagttaaggtggttggtttgtggtaagccggaaatacaagacccggaagcacactttgcagggatcaagcttgataacagaagcactcgaatcctattgggacttgttgactaaggttgatgatattgaagttggcaatggtctcgaCAAtattaatgcaaagctcagtggctaagatgccaattttgataaagtgggaggactctccgttccttggttagcaagagagaagcttgtggtggcttattttgttgtcatttctgttgtccggattattcttagggttgtaatccgaatattgtcatgtgtcaaaccttcttatctttccagtttgtcatatcagtttgtttaagttttgtcgaggctgtgttagaattttattctggttgttttgtttgttttattattcaaaccatttcgccggtagtctaatacaaaagccggtcttttattttTTCCCGACATCTTTTTGTTtaatccttttatcattttgttcagcgccgattctcttGACATAACATGCGCACatattgggcctaatcttaaaagttaatcataaaaccctgtaaaggtgatcaaagcatttaaaggaaataagaacggtttgagattatttgaagcccgaatcatgtggaactggggcaagtaaaacataaagaaaaccgttaaatgcaagattcgccaaattggcatgaggattgttcatgagagtgagagtgtcgcccagtagtgctttagaaatgacaaatgaaaaagcaagtgtttaacataattgtcaagtccagcaccatcggaagagactataaatctatgttcaattgtgttgcttgcacttggcatgttttgaggactggaatgacgaaggcattttgttctgctacctaaacactttatccttcgtcaccccttttgagccttatttattttctttcatacccctcattcggaatcaataacaacgactaggaaatacgagcctggaaggtaaagaaaaaaaataaaataaaaaacgaaaaaaggaaaagaaaagaaaactgataacaaaaaaacaaaggaaagtcaa contains:
- the LOC138883916 gene encoding uncharacterized protein, whose translation is MTWILDAEIHLDAMGLKIEYLTVKDPFVLWNGLKERYDNLKLVTLPQARYDWAHLRLQDFKSVSEYNSAMFRITSKLKLYGDNISDYDMLEKMSTTFHASNMVLQQQYREKGFTKYSQLISLLLVAERNNELLMRNHENRPTGSTPLPKEDEVYSHYANRGKGRGHIRGRGRGRGRGHF